The following are encoded together in the Kwoniella europaea PYCC6329 chromosome 1, complete sequence genome:
- a CDS encoding ribosomal protein L15 — protein sequence MSINMFTQPLRSLLASSSRLFTPSSGPSSSRAASYFAHLGDLQPAKGSTHVDIRYGRGPGSQRGGTSGRGHKGQKARNGKGVRLGFEGGQTPLHRKVPKRGFINFTSKTYAPLSLSTLQKFISEGRIDPNQPIGISTIVQSNAVHGLSGFAGIKLLGEPDPDLPLPQVELNLSRYSKSSAQSVIEAGGKVTAVYHNNLSLRKEVFPDKFIGRDVKDAKPTRKNDILYYTNPKKYGYLAESVSTSARKMTPAEWTEGSVNAESSVQAQI from the exons ATGTCAATCAACATGTTCACTCAGCCCTTACGATCGCTCTTAGCATCCTCATCTCGACTCTTCACCCCTTCTTCCGGACCATCCAGCTCGAGAGCAGCCTCCTATTTCGCTCATCTGGGTGATCTTCAACCTGCCAAAGGGTCAACTCATGTG GACATCCGATACGGTAGAGGTCCAGGATCGCAGAGGGGTGGTACATCCGGTAGAGGTCATAAAGGTCAAAAGGCAAGGAACGGTAAAGGTGTAAGATTAGGTTTCGAAGGTGGTCAAACTCCTTTACATAGGAAGGTACCCAAGAGAGGGTTTATCAATTT TACATCTAAAACCTATGCTCCTCTCTCATTATCAACCCTTCAGAAATTCATTTCCGAAGGTCGAATCGATCCCAACCAACCAATCGGTATATCCACCATCGTCCAATCTAATGCTGTTCACGGTCTATCAGGATTCGCAGGTATAAAACTTCTTGGTGAACCTGATCCGGATTTACCTTTACCGCAAGTAGAGTTAAATCTTTCTAGATATTCGAAATCTTCTGCTCAATCTGTGATAGAGGCTGGTGGGAAGGTGACGGCAGTGTATCATAATAATTTATCtttgaggaaggaggtgtTCCCTGATAAGTTTATAGGGAGGGATGTTAAGGATGCCAAACCGACAAGGAAAAATGATATTT TATACTATACAAACCCAAAGAAATACGGTTACTTGGCAGAATCAGTGTCGACCTCAGCCAGGAAGATGACGCCTGCTGAATGGACAGAGGGATCTGTGAATGCTGAATCATCAGTACAAGCACAGATATAA
- a CDS encoding lysine-tRNA ligase, with the protein MLLPSENCESRRSKLSEMEKGAHVTDAKPISLAGRVHTIRESSSKLIFYDLKADGEKVQILAQAQNAASVDEFISSHSLIRRGDIVGVTGIPSRTKMGELSLLISSIQLLSPCLHQLPGREGVQDQETRYRKRYLDLIMNQPTRDIFITRSKVVNYIRKFLDNLGFLEVETPMMSMVAGGATAKPFVTHHNDLKLDLFMRIAPELYLKELVVGGLDRVFEIGRVFRNEQIDMTHNPEFSICEFYMAYADMYDLMDMTESMISGLVQYLYGTNKVTFHPQGKGEGKKSYEVDFTTPWKRFDMIGELEKQLNVKFPPGETLHDDNANKFLRELCKKHNVDCSEPKTNARLLDKLVGEFIEVQCINPSFIVGHPQVMSPLAKYHRSRPGLCERFEAFMCTKEICNAYTELNDPFDQRDRFEEQVRQKEAGDDEAQGVDETFLDALEYGLPPTGGWGLGIDRLVMFLTDSANIKEVLLFPAMRPVVATSTEAVPPSITATEAAKEGGVVA; encoded by the exons ATGCTACT GCCTTCCGAGAACTGCGAATCAAGGAGATCCAAGCTCTCAGAAA tggagaaaggtgCTCATGTGACTGATGCCAAGCCA ATCTCCCTCGCCGGTCGAGTTCACACAATCCGAGAATCATCCTCTAAGCTTATCTTCTACGACTTAAAGgctgatggtgagaaagtGCAAATCTTGGCTCAAGCACA AAACGCCGCGTCAGTCGACGAATTCATCTCCTCCCATTCTCTCATCCGACGAGGAGACATAGTCGGAGTGACTGGTATCCCCTCCCGAACCAAGATGGGAGAACTCTCATTACTTATCTCCTCTATCCAATTGCTCTCACCTTGTCTTCACCAATTACCAGGTAGAGAAGGTgtacaagatcaagagacCCGATACAGAAAGAGATACTTAGATTTGATCATGAATCAACCTACTAGAGATATCTTCATTACCAGATCCAAAGTCGTCAACTACATTAGAAAATTCTTGGACAACCTTGGATTCTTGGAAGTTGAAACACCAATGATGTCAATGGTAGCTGGAGGAGCCACTGCCAAACCTTTTGTCACACATCACAACGATCTCAAACTCGATCTTTTCATGCGTATCGCTCCTGAATTATACCTCAAGGAATTGGTCGTAGGTGGATTAGATAGAGTATTTGAAATCGGTAGAGTATTCAGGAACGAGCAAATTGATATGACTCATAACCCCGAATTCTCAATCTGTGAATTCTATATGGCCTATGCGGACATGTACGATCTCATGGATATGACcgaatcgatgatatcggGATTGGTTCAGTACTTGTACGGAACCAACAAGGTCACTTTCCACCCTCaaggtaaaggtgaaggCAAAAAATCTTACGAAGTGGATTTCACAACTCCATGGAAGAGATTCGATATGATtggtgaattggagaaaCAGTTGAATGTGAAATTCCCACCTGGAGAAACATTACATGATGACAATGCCAATAAGTTCTTGAGGGAGTTGTGTAAGAAA CATAATGTTGATTGTTCTGAACCCAAGACCAACGCTAGATTACTTGATAAA CTCGTTGGTGAATTCATTGAAGTCCAATGTATCAAcccatccttcatcgtcGGTCACCCACAAGTGATGTCTCCCTTGGCGAAATACCATAGATCTCGACCTGGGTTATGTGAACGATTCGAGGCTTTCATGTGTACCAAGGAGATTTGTAATGCCTATACCGAGTTGAACGATCCTTTCGATCAGAGAGACAGATTCGAGGAACAGGTCAGACAAAAGGAAGcgggtgatgatgaggcCCAAGGTGTTGATGAGACTTTCTTGGATGC CCTCGAATATGGTTTACCACCTACCGGAGGATGGGGTTTGGGTATCGATAGATTAGTAATGTTCTTAACTGATTCAGCCAACATTAAAGAAGTCTTGTTGTTCCCCGCTATGAGACCTGTTGTAGCTACTTCTACGGAGGCCGTCCCTCCTTCTATCACTGCCACGGAAGCTGCCAAGGAAGGTGGAGTGGTTGCTTAG